A segment of the Nyctibius grandis isolate bNycGra1 chromosome 27, bNycGra1.pri, whole genome shotgun sequence genome:
ctgaaggaaggaaagaaacaaacccaacaatCCCAGAACATTAAGGTCATGAAAAGCGAATTTTATTCTGGTATTTAAACCTCTGAAAAGAACCCAAATTTGGGAAAGACTCATTCTCTGCAAGAGCTCTTTAAGCCTGATAAGGTCATTTTGTCACTGTCTCCCCagtttggccttttttttttttaaaaaaaaaaaaggcaattcaaGGGGTACCTTTTGGGAATGGCATAGTGTTCCAGCTTCCCATCTTCAGGAACTGGCTGCCTGGCAGGCTGCCCGAGCTGGCCCTGCACTGTGGGCTTCGCAAGGGTCAGGCTGGCTATGGGCTCCAGCACTACCAGCCTCGCCTCGGGGCTGTCCTCCACATTGCGTGCAGACATCACCAATGCTCCTTCCTCAGCTTAGAGAAGCATCTAAGCTTGATGGATGCAAATCAGCCAGGTTTGAAATAGGATCTTAGGTCCAGCTGTGCTTGGTTCCTAACTAACTCTTTCTTCCCGTTGCAGTAAAAGAGCAGTGACAGAGCACCAGCTCATGCATGACAAAGGGAGGGCCTTTCAAGGGCTGAAGCGCCTGATGTGGCTCCACAACGCCCTAGGCAGCGTgcacacagccagcagcagggatATTTCGCTTCCAAACGCCATGTGGGATTCGCAGAAGAGCCGAGATCCCTCAGATCTCTACAACAGCATCAGCAGAGACGAGACTTCAAACctgctgaagcagctgctggAACTGACAGAAAAAGAGCAGGGCTTCCCCCCGTTAAAGCAGCTGGATTTGCTGCAGTATGTGAAGACCCCAAAGGGTAACTGGAACCTGCAAGACCTTTTCGATCTCCTTCAAATCAAAGAGCTGGGCAGCAAGAGAAATCCTAGCACCCAGCCCCCGAACTTCTCCCACTAGCCTCCATCCAGCTCAGTCCGTCCATCGCTTTAGACATGTGATGTTGTAAGGAAAACTCTAGCACAAAGGTGACCcgcaaaagaaaaatcatgtgCATTTGTTCCAGTAATTACTCCTAGATGTTG
Coding sequences within it:
- the LOC137674286 gene encoding parathyroid hormone 4-like, yielding MFLPQRSLQPVTLLAILFFACFATCQDTENKRAVTEHQLMHDKGRAFQGLKRLMWLHNALGSVHTASSRDISLPNAMWDSQKSRDPSDLYNSISRDETSNLLKQLLELTEKEQGFPPLKQLDLLQYVKTPKGNWNLQDLFDLLQIKELGSKRNPSTQPPNFSH